GAAAAATCCCCGCCTGATTTGATCTTGATGGACGTGATGATGCCAGGGATGAATGGCTATGAAGCGACTCGAAGGATTCGCCAGAATTCTGATTTGCCCTTTATTCCGATCGTGCTGGTGACTGCCTATGAAGATGTTAATGAAGTTCAAGGATTAGCCCTGGGAGCGAACGACTTTATTCGCAAGCCAATTCAATTTGATACGTTGTTATCCCGGGTTGAGGCTTTTTTGCACTTTAGTCAGCCAAAATGCTCATCTGGCGGTGTTTGAATCCATCTTGGCGACAGCTGTTCCTTGATGGCTGTCGAGACTTTGAAGCTGCTCTGTTGGCGATCGCCCCCATTGCTGCAAAGACTAAACCTTGGCCTTGATTTTCCTTGTTTTCGAGTTGAAATAGAGCTAGAAATTGGCAGAATTTCTAGCTCTATTTCTATAATCTGTCTTTTGCTTCAAATTTCATTTTCTGCTTGTATCTATATTTTCTAGAAAAAATATTTTGATGCTGATTCCCTTCTGAGCTGAACAAAATTTGCTCAACCTTCTTGGCAGACAGGGTGCACCGGTAGCGGGAAAAGGTGAATCAGTGATCGCCCCTGTGGTGGTTTTTAGGGAGGTGGTTTGGGAGCAAATTTTTGGCCACCAGGTAACAATATTTGTCAAGATAGACAAAGGAATGTCTAAAAAGTGCTTAGATGCACTGAAACACCTCGCTTCCTATGTTTCTCTCCAAAAATAAAACTTGGAAGAAACGGCAGAGACTGTGTTCCAAAATGGCTAATGGAGTGCCCTGCGATCGCAAAAAGAGGGCCTAGCTGGCATTCCTAAAAAGATTTTGTTCCCAGGCGTGAAAATGATCGGCATCTCTCACAATCGCTGGAGCTCTGGGGCGGCGGTCTTGATCGCTGCCGCTGCGCTGGCGCTGCTGTTTCCGGGGGTTTGGCACTCGCTGCTAACGGCCAATGGGTTTATTCCCCATGGCCACTGCTATCTGTGGCGGCCGGGTCTGGTCTGGCTCCACGTTATTTCCGATTCTTTGATTGCCTTGGCCTACGTGATGATCTCGGCGACCTTGGCCTACTTGGTTTACA
This genomic stretch from Geitlerinema sp. PCC 7407 harbors:
- a CDS encoding PleD family two-component system response regulator — translated: MCSSQNFRILVVDDLNDNLFLLQTVLEAEGYEVETADSGKSALEKIEKSPPDLILMDVMMPGMNGYEATRRIRQNSDLPFIPIVLVTAYEDVNEVQGLALGANDFIRKPIQFDTLLSRVEAFLHFSQPKCSSGGV